The Scomber japonicus isolate fScoJap1 chromosome 9, fScoJap1.pri, whole genome shotgun sequence genome includes a region encoding these proteins:
- the zgc:65851 gene encoding low molecular weight neuronal intermediate filament, which produces MSYSGDIYSSSSSYRRIFGEAPRSGRFGVGSSSSPSRLHTAGYRSSSHRTYGSPSGVSSTTYRRTAAAPGRGLSSMQESMVDLTQSTAVTNELKIIRTNEKEQLQGLNDRFVSFIEKVHNLEQQNKVLEAEVTLLRQRHNEPSRLHELYEQEIRELRGRVEELTHEKSQMHLDCVQMNDTLERVREKLEEESKLREEAENTLKGYRKDVDDATLARLELEKKVEALLDEIAFLRKVHEEELQELQTSLQASQVSVEMDMSKPDLAAALKDIRAQYENLSCRNQAQAEEWYRSKFATVTESAARNQDAIKHSKEELSEYRRQVQARTLEIESLRGHNEALERQIAEMEDHHNNEIGEMQDTIQQLEAALRSTKGEMSRHLREYQDLLNVKMALDIEIAAYRKLLEGEECRLSSVSGAMVQSGYPGFSYMSSRSYALGSYRKSSAKPEEEEEEVEEEEKEEEEEGEENEEEGEEGEEGEEGDDGDEQEEGEGEGEEEEEEEEEEEEKPKEKDEKEKKKEGPTGKNSKS; this is translated from the exons ATGAGTTACTCCGGCGacatttacagcagcagcagctcctatCGGAGGATCTTCGGAGAGGCCCCCCGGTCCGGCCGCTTTGGAgtgggcagcagcagcagcccgtCCCGCCTTCATACTGCGGGGTACCGCAGCAGCAGCCACCGCACCTATGGTTCCCCCTCCGGTGTCTCCTCCACCACCTACCGCAGGACCGCGGCGGCGCCCGGTCGCGGGCTCTCCTCCATGCAGGAGTCCATGGTGGACCTGACCCAGTCCACCGCGGTCACCAACGAGCTGAAGATCATCCGCACCAACGAGAAGGAGCAGCTGCAGGGCCTCAACGACCGCTTCGTGTCCTTCATTGAGAAAGTCCACAACTTGGAGCAGCAGAACAAAGTCCTGGAGGCGGAGGTCACTCTGCTGCGCCAGCGCCACAATGAGCCATCCCGCCTGCACGAGCTGTACGAGCAGGAGATCCGCGAGCTGCGGGGACGCGTTGAAGAGCTGACCCACGAGAAGAGCCAGATGCACCTGGACTGCGTGCAGATGAACGACACGCTGGAGCGCGTGCGGGAGAAGCTGGAAGAGGAGAGCAAGCTGCGTGAGGAGGCGGAGAACACCCTGAAGGGCTACCGTAAGGACGTGGACGACGCCACCCTGGCGCGCCTGGAGCTGGAGAAGAAAGTGGAGGCACTGCTGGATGAGATCGCCTTCCTCAGGAAAGTTCacgaggaggagctgcaggagctGCAGACGTCACTGCAGGCCTCTCAG GTGTCAGTGGAGATGGATATGAGCAAACCGGATCTGGCTGCAGCCCTGAAGGACATCAGGGCCCAGTATGAGAACCTGTCATGCAGGAACCAGGCCCAGGCAGAGGAGTGGTACCGCTCCAAGTTTGCCACCGTGACCGAGTCCGCTGCCCGCAACCAGGATGCCATCAAGCATTCCAAGGAGGAGCTGAGCGAGTACCGCAGGCAGGTGCAGGCCCGCACTTTGGAGATTGAGTCTCTCAGGGGCCACAATGAGGCCCTGGAGAGGCAGATTGCTGAGATGGAGGATCACCACAACAATGAAATTGGAGAGATGCAG gATACCATCCAGCAGCTGGAGGCCGCCCTGCGCAGCACCAAGGGAGAGATGTCCCGTCACCTGCGTGAATACCAGGACCTGCTGAATGTTAAGATGGCGCTGGATATTGAGATTGCCGCCTACAG GAAACTGCTGGAAGGCGAAGAGTGCCGCCTCAGCTCCGTGAGCGGCGCCATGGTCCAGTCCGGCTACCCCGGCTTCTCCTACATGTCGTCCCGTAGCTACGCCCTCGGCTCCTACAGGAAGTCCAGCGCCaagccagaggaggaggaagaggaggtggaagaagaggagaaggaagaagaggaggagggagaggagaatgaggaggagggagaggagggagaagagggagaggagggagatgaTGGAGACGAGCAGGAGGAAGGCGAGGgtgagggagaagaggaggaggaagaggaagaggaggaagaggagaagcccaaagagaaggatgagaaggagaagaagaaggaaggccCCACCGGAAAGAACAGCAAGAGCTAA